In Gadus macrocephalus chromosome 11, ASM3116895v1, a single genomic region encodes these proteins:
- the tfpt gene encoding TCF3 fusion partner has translation MMEDFSGLALPPLFGGHILEAELEPAGVELGPGEQVELGPGDSEVLDGVHEDEEKRALDKRKYLALNKRCKDIEQVNQKILGRLQQVQRLLRRMRKERRFLMKTLDSHGDDYRNSYLTIHLEDESTVPLESATGQEGDRINGASGSSGAAHHGAGPKKRRHRIPKQEKDKDPQTEPDIPMLDESPFGEIPSPTPLSH, from the exons ATGATGGAGGATTTCTCCGGTTTGGCGCTGCCGCCTCTGTTCGGAGGGCACATCCTGGAAGCAGAGCTGGAACCTGCTGGTGTCGAGTTAGGCCCAGGAGAG CAGGTGGAACTGGGCCCAGGAGACAGTGAGGTGTTGGATGGAGTGCATGAAGATGAAGAAAAGAGAGCCCTTGATAAACGGAAATATTTGGCTTTGAATAAGAGGTGCAAAGATATTGAACAG GTAAATCAGAAGATTCTTGGTCGCCTACAACAAGTACAGAGATTATTACGGCGCATGAGGAAAGAAAGACG GTTCCTGATGAAAACTCTTGATTCTCATGGGGATGATTACAGGAATTCTTACTTGACTATTCATCTAGAG GATGAGTCCACCGTCCCTCTAGAATCAGCAACTGGACAGGAGGGGGACCGGATTAATGGTGCGTCTGGTTCTTCTGGTGCAGCACACCATGGAGCCGGACCAAAGAAGAGGAGACATCGCATTCCAAAGCAGGAGAAGGATAAAGACCCACAG ACTGAGCCTGATATCCCAATGTTGGATGAATCACCTTTTGGGGAAATACCAAGTCCTACTCCACTGTCTCACTGA
- the ndufa3 gene encoding NADH dehydrogenase [ubiquinone] 1 alpha subcomplex subunit 3: MAAIGAFLKNAWNKEPVIVVSCGLGILGVILPFVSPLTKYSAMMNQAVPFNYPVPVRDDGNMPDVPAHPSDKEGPNLEWLKKL, translated from the exons ATGGCGG cGATTGGAGCTTTCCTGAAGAATGCGTGGAATAAGGAACCAGTTATTGTGGTTTCCTGTGGACTTGGGATTTTAG GGGTTATATTACCATTTGTGAGTCCCCTGACCAAATATTCAGCGATGATGAACCAGGCTGTGCCATTCAACTACCCAG TTCCTGTTCGAGATGACGGAAATATGCCTGACGTCCCCGCACATCCATCTGACAAAGAAGGACCCAACTTGGAATGGCTTAAAAAGCTATAA
- the zgc:158689 gene encoding brain-specific angiogenesis inhibitor 1-associated protein 2 isoform X2, with amino-acid sequence MSRTEEVNKMTENVYKGILDQFNPSLKNFVTMGKHYEKALMGVTVAAKGYFDALVKLGELASDSQGSKELGDTLFQMAEVHRQIQVQLEDVLKLFHSELLAQLEQKLELDIKYLTATLKKYQSERRSKTESIERCQSQLKKLRRKSQATRHPNKYGDREMQFVELMSRRQLELDTLVAVGYRSALTEERRRYCFLVDRQSSVTKLLINYHCKVRELLSQKLSSWQQSCSQPTKLPERALNLLRHTAPQTSGAAGIADTLRHTKLGSSQPDQRLSVQEVPPLSNGDTNRSQQQQQQQQQQQQRGLPPPSSQCDSPQPQGSPPLPRPPAAACDGASGGESLGASPQHASTPLGLQPGPRPEGGSGSSSQGACLRTSATGSSSQQSPLLLATGTSNLSPCLIPSAVLSLSQAPSALNAMQAMTLPIAHSAPHSPPLPHSAPLSRAMTPIHLMHQQAGSGGGQGPPLNPLLMKAAEMYATSTLPLPRRPVSEIRLGGFQGTSLPRMLSEPMRVEAMFAHTPAGSEGSAAGGACLLHFLPNDNITLLISEPRDGWHYGQNERTGRKGWFPYSYTQPHANNMDNHSSSLLLSKASSGSDGQLDKLVSAGLPALTPESEEERSLPPQRVSTFRPRPYSMADSHKVSLRAGGATQGMGEWIGPAPQPSQSMLRQEDKSVCSRQTQEDGHQ; translated from the exons ATGTCTCGCACCGAAGAGGTCAACAAGATGACAGAGAACGTCTATAAG GGCATCCTGGACCAGTTCAATCCCAGTTTGAAGAACTTTGTAACGATGGGGAAACACTACGAAAAAGCCTTGATGG GAGTGACAGTGGCTGCCAAGGGCTACTTTGATGCCCTCGTGAAACTCGGAGAGCTGGCTAGCGACAGCCAGGGATCTAAAGAACTGG GTGACACACTGTTTCAGATGGCTGAGGTCCATCGACAGATTCAGGTCCAACTGGAAGATGTG TTAAAGCTGTTTCATTCTGAGCTGCTCGCCCAGTTGGAGCAGAAGTTGGAGTTGGACATCAAATACCTTACA gCGACATTGAAGAAGTACCAGAGTGAACGCAGGTCTAAGACCGAGTCTATTGAGCGATGCCAGTCCCAGCTGAAGAAGCTACGCAGGAAGAGCCAGGCCACGCGTCACCCCAACAAatacggagacagagagatgcag TTTGTGGAGCTGATGAGCCGTCGCCAGTTGGAGCTGGACACTCTGGTTGCCGTGGGTTACAGGTCTGCGCTCACtgaggagagaagaagataCTGCTTCCTGGTGGACCGACAGAGTTCTGTCACCAAACTGCTCATCAACTACCACTGCAAG GTCAGGGAACTTCTGTCCCAGAAGTTGTCGTCTTGGCAACAGTCCTGTTCCCAGCCTACCAAGCTTCCAGAACGGGCCCTGAACCTCCTGCGCCATACCGCTCCACAGACCTCCGGGGCGGCAGGGATAGCGGACACCCTGCGGCACACCAAGCTAGGCTCCTCCCAGCCCGACCAG AGGCTGTCTGTTCAGGAAGTCCCGCCTCTGTCAAATGGAGACACCAATCgatctcagcagcagcagcagcagcagcagcagcagcagcagcgaggtctcccccccccctcctcccagtgtGACAGCCCTCAACCTCAGGGCTCCCCTCcactgccccgccccccggccgcCGCCTGCGACGGGGCCTCCGGTGGCGAATCCCTCGGAGCGTCCCCCCAGCACGCCAGCACGCCACTGGGCCTGCAGCCCGGCCCGCGCCCCGAAGGCggaagcggcagcagcagccagggCGCCTGCCTGCGCACCAGCGCCACAGGCAGCTCCTCCCAGCAGAGCCCTCTGCTCCTGGCCACCGGCACCTCCAACCTGTCCCCGTGCCTCATCCCCTCCGCGGTGCTGTCCCTCAGCCAGGCCCCCTCCGCCCTGAACGCCATGCAGGCCATGACCCTACCCATCGCCCACAGCGCCCCCCACAGCCCCCCGCTGCCCCACAGCGCGCCCCTCTCCCGGGCCATGACCCCCATCCATCTGATGCACCAACAGGCGGGGTCCGGAGGAGGCCAGGGTCCCCCGCTGAACCCCCTGCTGATGAAGGCCGCTGAGATGTACGCAACATCCACCCTGCCGTTGCCTAGGAGACCTGTCAGTGAGATTAGACTGGGTGGCTTTCAAG GCACCAGTTTGCCCAGAATGCTTTCTGAACCAATGCGTGTGGAAGCCATGTTTGCGCACACGCCCGCAGGATCTGAGGGCAGTGCGGCGGGCGGGGCCTGCTTGCTTCACTTCCTGCCCAACGATAACATTACCCTGCTCATCTCTGAGCCGAGGGATGGCTGGCATTACGGCCAGAACGAAAGGACTGGACG AAAAGGCTGGTTTCCATACTCCTACACCCAGCCCCATGCCAACAACATGGATAACCACAGCAG ctccctcttgctctctaaGGCCAGCAGTGGCAGCGATGGCCAACTCGACAAGCTGGTGTCGGCGGGCCTGCCTGCCCTGACCCCCGAGTCAGAAGAAGAACGCTCCCTTCCTCCTCAAAGGGTTAGCACCTTCCGCCCACGCCCGTACAGCATGGCCGACAGCCACAAGGTCAGCCTGAGGGCCGGTGGCGCCACCCAGGGGATGGGGGAGTGGATAGGGCCCGCCCCCCAGCCCTCTCAGTCCATGCTGAGGCAGGAG gACAAATCCGTTTGCTCACGTCAAACTCAGGAGGACGGTCACCAATGA
- the zgc:158689 gene encoding brain-specific angiogenesis inhibitor 1-associated protein 2 isoform X1 — protein MSRTEEVNKMTENVYKGILDQFNPSLKNFVTMGKHYEKALMGVTVAAKGYFDALVKLGELASDSQGSKELGDTLFQMAEVHRQIQVQLEDVLKLFHSELLAQLEQKLELDIKYLTATLKKYQSERRSKTESIERCQSQLKKLRRKSQATRHPNKYGDREMQFVELMSRRQLELDTLVAVGYRSALTEERRRYCFLVDRQSSVTKLLINYHCKVRELLSQKLSSWQQSCSQPTKLPERALNLLRHTAPQTSGAAGIADTLRHTKLGSSQPDQRLSVQEVPPLSNGDTNRSQQQQQQQQQQQQRGLPPPSSQCDSPQPQGSPPLPRPPAAACDGASGGESLGASPQHASTPLGLQPGPRPEGGSGSSSQGACLRTSATGSSSQQSPLLLATGTSNLSPCLIPSAVLSLSQAPSALNAMQAMTLPIAHSAPHSPPLPHSAPLSRAMTPIHLMHQQAGSGGGQGPPLNPLLMKAAEMYATSTLPLPRRPVSEIRLGGFQGTSLPRMLSEPMRVEAMFAHTPAGSEGSAAGGACLLHFLPNDNITLLISEPRDGWHYGQNERTGRKGWFPYSYTQPHANNMDNHSSSLLLSKASSGSDGQLDKLVSAGLPALTPESEEERSLPPQRVSTFRPRPYSMADSHKVSLRAGGATQGMGEWIGPAPQPSQSMLRQELSSDLASPPPSPTRTNPFAHVKLRRTVTNDRSAPIIE, from the exons ATGTCTCGCACCGAAGAGGTCAACAAGATGACAGAGAACGTCTATAAG GGCATCCTGGACCAGTTCAATCCCAGTTTGAAGAACTTTGTAACGATGGGGAAACACTACGAAAAAGCCTTGATGG GAGTGACAGTGGCTGCCAAGGGCTACTTTGATGCCCTCGTGAAACTCGGAGAGCTGGCTAGCGACAGCCAGGGATCTAAAGAACTGG GTGACACACTGTTTCAGATGGCTGAGGTCCATCGACAGATTCAGGTCCAACTGGAAGATGTG TTAAAGCTGTTTCATTCTGAGCTGCTCGCCCAGTTGGAGCAGAAGTTGGAGTTGGACATCAAATACCTTACA gCGACATTGAAGAAGTACCAGAGTGAACGCAGGTCTAAGACCGAGTCTATTGAGCGATGCCAGTCCCAGCTGAAGAAGCTACGCAGGAAGAGCCAGGCCACGCGTCACCCCAACAAatacggagacagagagatgcag TTTGTGGAGCTGATGAGCCGTCGCCAGTTGGAGCTGGACACTCTGGTTGCCGTGGGTTACAGGTCTGCGCTCACtgaggagagaagaagataCTGCTTCCTGGTGGACCGACAGAGTTCTGTCACCAAACTGCTCATCAACTACCACTGCAAG GTCAGGGAACTTCTGTCCCAGAAGTTGTCGTCTTGGCAACAGTCCTGTTCCCAGCCTACCAAGCTTCCAGAACGGGCCCTGAACCTCCTGCGCCATACCGCTCCACAGACCTCCGGGGCGGCAGGGATAGCGGACACCCTGCGGCACACCAAGCTAGGCTCCTCCCAGCCCGACCAG AGGCTGTCTGTTCAGGAAGTCCCGCCTCTGTCAAATGGAGACACCAATCgatctcagcagcagcagcagcagcagcagcagcagcagcagcgaggtctcccccccccctcctcccagtgtGACAGCCCTCAACCTCAGGGCTCCCCTCcactgccccgccccccggccgcCGCCTGCGACGGGGCCTCCGGTGGCGAATCCCTCGGAGCGTCCCCCCAGCACGCCAGCACGCCACTGGGCCTGCAGCCCGGCCCGCGCCCCGAAGGCggaagcggcagcagcagccagggCGCCTGCCTGCGCACCAGCGCCACAGGCAGCTCCTCCCAGCAGAGCCCTCTGCTCCTGGCCACCGGCACCTCCAACCTGTCCCCGTGCCTCATCCCCTCCGCGGTGCTGTCCCTCAGCCAGGCCCCCTCCGCCCTGAACGCCATGCAGGCCATGACCCTACCCATCGCCCACAGCGCCCCCCACAGCCCCCCGCTGCCCCACAGCGCGCCCCTCTCCCGGGCCATGACCCCCATCCATCTGATGCACCAACAGGCGGGGTCCGGAGGAGGCCAGGGTCCCCCGCTGAACCCCCTGCTGATGAAGGCCGCTGAGATGTACGCAACATCCACCCTGCCGTTGCCTAGGAGACCTGTCAGTGAGATTAGACTGGGTGGCTTTCAAG GCACCAGTTTGCCCAGAATGCTTTCTGAACCAATGCGTGTGGAAGCCATGTTTGCGCACACGCCCGCAGGATCTGAGGGCAGTGCGGCGGGCGGGGCCTGCTTGCTTCACTTCCTGCCCAACGATAACATTACCCTGCTCATCTCTGAGCCGAGGGATGGCTGGCATTACGGCCAGAACGAAAGGACTGGACG AAAAGGCTGGTTTCCATACTCCTACACCCAGCCCCATGCCAACAACATGGATAACCACAGCAG ctccctcttgctctctaaGGCCAGCAGTGGCAGCGATGGCCAACTCGACAAGCTGGTGTCGGCGGGCCTGCCTGCCCTGACCCCCGAGTCAGAAGAAGAACGCTCCCTTCCTCCTCAAAGGGTTAGCACCTTCCGCCCACGCCCGTACAGCATGGCCGACAGCCACAAGGTCAGCCTGAGGGCCGGTGGCGCCACCCAGGGGATGGGGGAGTGGATAGGGCCCGCCCCCCAGCCCTCTCAGTCCATGCTGAGGCAGGAG CTCTCTTCAGATTtggcctctcctccaccctccccaacCAG gACAAATCCGTTTGCTCACGTCAAACTCAGGAGGACGGTCACCAATGACCGCTCGGCTCCCATCATTGAGTGA